Genomic window (Planococcus sp. MSAK28401):
CTCTTGTTCATCGTCATGCCGCTGCCGGTTTAGGATAAATGGCGGCTTTATCCAAATGACCCGAACGATCGAGCATATGCAGAAATAAAAAAGATCCTCCACAGCGGAGGATCTTTTTTAATAGGACAAATCTTTGATCGACAAGCCGATTTTCTTCATCAATTCGATGGCCTGCTCTTTTTCATCCGAAGATAAAGCAGCCGTCAGTTCATGAATCTTTTGCTCGTGCGCCGGGAAGATGTCTGCCATAAAGGCTTCCCCTTGTTCCGTAATTTCCGCATAGGTAATGCGGCGGTCGGTCGGGCAATTGACGCGCGTGATAAATCCGCGCTTTTCCAGCTTATCGATGACATAAGTAATCGACCCGCTGGCCAGCAGGATTTTGCCGCCGATTTTCTGCAACGGCTGCCGCCCTTTATGATAGAGCAGCTCCAACACCGCAAATTCTGTTGGATTAACGCCGTTTTCCTGGAAAAATTGGTTGGTTTGTTCTGAAATCGCTTTATGTGCACGGGACAAAACGATAAACAGTTTCAATGACTGTTTGATGTCTTCATTCATTTTCGTTCACTCATTTCCGCTATGATTACTCGATTACTTCAATTATATCCCTTTGACAGCCGAATAGCACGTGCAGTCGACTTATCCGATAATGACGCGTTCTTTCGGATAATGGAATTTCGTCGGATCCGTCTTGCCGCCGATGGTGAACAAGAAGGAAATCAAGCCGACTCGTCCGATGAACATCAGGACCATGACGATTACTTTGCCAATCGAGGATAATTCACTCGTCAGTCCGAGCGACATGCCGCACGTACCGAATGCTGAGGTAATCTCAAAGAGAATTTCCACGATGGATGCATTCGGTTCAGTGATGATCAACAGCATCGTCGCAACGATGACCATTGTGCCTGCAAGGAACAGGACCGCAAATGACCGGAACACATCAATCAACTCGATTTCACGGTTAAAGATCTGGATCGTGTTCTTGCCTCTCGCAAAATTAATCAAAAACAGGATAGCGATCGCAAAAGTGGTCGTTCGAATACCGCCGCCTGCCGAACTTGGTGAGGCTCCGATAAACATGAGCGCACTCATGAATACATTGGTCGCGTCGCTGAACTGGGTGATATCGATGGTG
Coding sequences:
- a CDS encoding MarR family winged helix-turn-helix transcriptional regulator, yielding MNEDIKQSLKLFIVLSRAHKAISEQTNQFFQENGVNPTEFAVLELLYHKGRQPLQKIGGKILLASGSITYVIDKLEKRGFITRVNCPTDRRITYAEITEQGEAFMADIFPAHEQKIHELTAALSSDEKEQAIELMKKIGLSIKDLSY